A segment of the Butyrivibrio fibrisolvens genome:
TCTTCGCCTGACTATATATAGAAGAATACGCCATATCAGCACTGCAATACTTAGTGTTGTACATAAGCCAGCCATTATCCTCATCATTAACAAAGCTGTTCATCATATCTGCCAGGTCGGATTTTGTAACAACATCATTAAGCTGATTCATAACATCGGACATCTGCTTTTCTACAGAGCCTAAATCCATACGAAGTTTACTAATTTCTGCCATATTCTCTGTGGTCTGCATGGAAAGCCGCATTACTTCACGCTGACCAATAAGGGTTTGATTACCTACTATATAGTCCTTCATCTTTTTAAAAGTACGTACAAAATCTCTACTTTGTTTGACAGCCAATTCACCTTTTAATACAGTCATAAGCATATAAACCCCTTGCTCTGTGAATGCATATGGTGTATATCGAGGTCCGCCCCAACTTGAGGTGAAATTTTTACACCTCAAGATTTTATCGAATTCATCTTTTGTTAATCGAAACATAAACTCATCGCCTTCAAACTTAGCAGCGTTATTCTTCACTTGTTTATTAAAGTTCTTTGTTTCATATCCATATATTTTAGCAAGGTCTGTATCCAGCATCACCTTAACTCCTCGAACTACATACAGCTTTTCTCTAAGAAGTTCCTCTGTAATTTCAATTACCTCTATCTTCGTCTTCTCTGTTTGTTCTTTTTTCTTTCCTGCCATAACCTTCTTCACACCTTAAACTCAATTATTCTAAACTTGAGGTCGAAAAGTTCGACCTCAAGTTTGCAATTCAATTTCCTCTGCCTTTTCCTGCATCTTCTTCATTTCCTCATAATATGCCTTATACCTGTAAGCGGTCCTACGACTGATTGCACCTTGCCCAACAATCTCCATTATTGTCATTCCACTTTCATATTGAACCACAAAGTCGTTATATGACCGCATCCAATGTTCATCATGCTTCTGTCTGCCAGCGAACTTTTTGCTCTTATAATATTCAAGTTCTTCTTTGAGCTTTGCATTCTCTTCCGCAAGCTCTGAGATTCTTTTTAATGCATCTTCAAGTGTTGTGATCATATCGCATCCTTTCTGTGCCAAAATAATCGTGACACTATTATAGTGTTATGTTACTCTTGTGTCAATTTAATCATGGCACCAATATTATTCGAACCTCTATCTATACCAATAAAATTCTTCCATCCAACAATTCATTGTGCTATACTTCCTCCTATGAAGAGATTATTTAAAAACACACTATTTATCGGTATATTATTATTTATATTATTTTTTGTGGCCAGATTCATCTTAAGACAGTTCGGATTAATGTTCAGGGCCTGGATCAATTTCATTTGGCTTGCAAGTAGTTTTATATTATTTATATGGGGATTCATAAAGTTTTATAATAGCGTACAAAATAAAATTGCTAAGCGAGTGCTCTCAATTATAACTGCTGTAGTTATCATTTTTGCAGTCTTTCCATTACCATTCCCTATTGGTTTAACGTTGGCAATTGATTGGGCAGGGGAGATTGGAGCATTTCCAACCAGAGAAGATGTTATAGAATATGATGGATATAAAATCGTCGGATATCATCGTTTCGCATTTTGGGATTCAGAAGTAGAATTCTATGAATACAAGAACTCATTTGTTGTTGGAAGCCACTGTCTATTATGGTGTTATGGTTACGATTATGATAACTATGATGGTCATTTCTATGCTTACGATGAGTTTCATTCCTTTACTATCGAAGATATCGTAGATAATATAAAAAACTGAGTGCTTATCACACTCAGTTTTTTATGTTTGTGGTCGCAATTTGCGACCTCAATTCTTTGTCTTCTTCAGATATTCCTCAAATTCAGATGTTCTTGACCAGTATTTGGTTCCCCACTTTTCAAAATTCCATATTCTGTTCCGCATACAGTAATCTTTTTTTCTAATGCAAATCTAGGTCCTTCCTCCCCTATTTCACCAGTTTGAACAAAGCCCACCTTAGCAAGTATATTCTTAGAAGGCTGATTATCAGGATCGGTCTCTGCTTCGACTCGTGATACGTTGTTCTGTGATAGTGCCCATTCAGTCATAGCCTTTACTGCCTCTGTCATATAACCATTTCCGCAATAACCTTCTTTGAGACCATAACCTATTTCCACCATTCCATCCTCTGTAATTCCTTTAAAGCAGAGGTCTCCAACGATGATTTGAGGCTGTTTCTTAAGTTCCATATTCCAAGTTGCGTACCACACTCTGTCTGTAGGGTTATCTAGGCGACCTTGAAGCATTTCGGAATATGCCTTCTTCAGTTCAGGATCATTCTCGTTATCAATTTTTTTCTGCATCTCATCGTCTGAAATTGGATACAGGAAAAGTCTTTCTGTCTCTATTTTTATCATGTATTTTTACTCGTCCTTCTCCTAGCAAAATGAATAGTGATATTTCTTTCTAAGTCCCAGATCTCTCATAGTATAACACCATTCTAAGACGCATTGGCAGGTTCCGTGACAGAATGAGCCACTGTCAGGTTATTGAGCCAGCGCTCTTTTTTCAGCCATAGATGGAATATTCCCATCTTTATAATGTCCAGAATTTTAACGCAAAGGTACATCTGTACAGGTCCAATATCAGTATATCTACCAAGTATAAACAACATTGGAAGCATAACTACTATTGTTATTCCTGCATCTGCATAGGCACCCATCTTTGTGTCTCCGCCGGATCTTGCTACAGCCTGCTGCGCGTTAATGAAGACCCATACAGGCATAAAGAAGGACATAAGTATTACCATGTTCCTTGAAATAGCAATAGCACTTGGGCTAAGCTTTCCAAATACAACAGGAACGATCAGTGTAGTAGCAAATCCCACGAAAGTCATAAAAATTCCAAATACAAATGATCCAGATAAAAGCCATGTCTTTTCAGCACGTGCTTTTTTAAGATCACCCTCACCCAGTGTCTTTCCGATAATTACGCTGGTTGCTGAATAGATTCCGCCAAATGCAATGAAGAACAGATTTGCTATTGCAAAGCTTGATGCCATTCCTGATACAACATCTGCTCCGCCTCTTCCATTGTATATCGCTGTAGTTATAGTTTCAGAAAGAACCCATGTCATCTCACAAAACAGCATAAGTGCACCTTTTTTAAGTACTTCTCTAAACAACTGTCCGTCTATCCTAAATTCTCTGCCAAAGCGAATTGCAAAATCAGGTATTGTTTTAATATATATTGCTGCAAATATAATAAATTCAATTGTCCTTGCTATGACAGTTGCAAGTGCAGCGCCACGCACTCCGAGTGCCGGAAGTCCAAGGTGGCCATAGATAAGTAGGTAGTTTAGTACTGTGTTTGCCAGTGTAGCAATTATAGTAACAACAAGCGGTATCTTAACTTTTCCCATATCTCTAAGGGAACTTGCTATGCACACAGACAGTGTCATGGGAACTCCGATCATCGACATGATCCTCATATACTTTACTGCTTCATCAAGAATAAGATCTGCCTGTGTGTTCCCAATTACCATAAGAGACAGTACTTCTCTGGGATATACAATGCACACAAGCAGATATGGGATCATAGCTGCAAAGCTGACTAAAACCTTGAACATAAAAGCCTGCTGCATTCCTGCTTTATCCTTCGCCCCAAAGAACTGGGTTAAAAATATTCCACCTGACATACAGATTGTGTTAACAAAAACCATGAACACAAAAAGTATCTGTCCTGCAACATTTACTCCGGACATGGATATGTCACCAAGTCCTGATACCATAAAGTTATCTATCAACGATACCATACTCTGTATGAGCTGCTGAAGCATTATGGGTACTGCTATCGCCAGAGCGCTTTTATAAAATTTTCCATTTCCAAATATAGAACTCTTTTCCCTCATTTTCTTCAAATCTCCTAAAAAAACTGAATCTGGTTTTATTACCTATTATCTATTTAACATCAAATAAAAAACAGACCCATTAAATTCACTGATTTGGGTCTGTTTTACACAGCTTTTGTTTTTATAAAAACAGAGAATTTATTGCTTAGACAAAAGACATACGGTCTCTACATGAACGCTCATCGGGAACATATCGCAAGGGCGTACATGCTCAAGCTTATAGCCTCCGTCGCAAAGTATTCTTAAGTCTCTAGCAAGTGTTGCACTGTCACAGCTGACGTAGACGATCCTATTTGGAGCCATCTTGAGCATGGTATCAAGGCACATCTGATCGCATCCTTTTCTTGGAGGATCAACAACGATAACATCGGGATGAAGTGCGTTTGAAGAGCTATCTTTCTCAGATTCCTTTTCATAAAAATCAGGGAGTACTTCCTCCGCTTTTCCTACATAAAACTTTGCATTAGAAATACTATTTCTTGCTGCATTGTCATTAGCATCATCGATTGCCTGAGGTATTATCTCTACGCCGTATACCTGCTTAGCCTTTTTGGACATGGACAGAGTGATGGTTCCTATTCCGCAGTAAAGATCCCACACTGTTTCGTTACCTGTAAGACCAGCGTATTCAATTGCCTGGCCATAGAGCTTTTCTGTCTGCACGGGATTAACCTGATAGAAAGACAGGGGTGAAATATTAAACTCAAGACCGCAAAGTGTATCTTTGATGGTATCCTGTCCCCATATAGTGTGAATCTCAGTTCCCATTATTACATTGGTTTTTTCTGTATTTATACTTACAGATATGCTGGTCATTCCATCTATAAGAGACAGCTTTGAGATAAGCTCATCCTGATTTTTGATGTATATATTATCAGTATTATTTTTATTCTTATAATTAATAACAAGGCATACCATGAGCTGGCCGCTTACAAAGCCTTTTCTTATAAGGATATGTCTTACAAGACCCTTACCTGTTACTTCATCATATGGCTCTATATGGTTCTTTTCCATATGAGCTATTATGATCTCAAGGATTTCCTTATTATCAGGTACGCCAATGATGCAATCCGTATTAGGGATTATGTTGTGAGAATGTCCTGCATAAAAGCCTGTTACTATCTTGCCGTTTTTATCCTTTCCAACGGGGAACTGGGCTTTGTTTCTGTATTTGAAGGGATCGTCCATACCTATGATAGGCTCCATGATAGAGTCTATTTCCTTCTCATCAAAGCCGCCAAGTCTTACTATATTATTTCTGACTTTGCTTTGTTTGAACCTCAGCTGACTTTCATAAGACATGTTCTGGATCTGGCATCCGCCGCACTGTCTTGCGATAGGACATTTAGGCTTAACCCTGTCTTTTGAAGGTGTTATTACTTCTTCAAGATGGGCATAGGCATAGTTTTTCTTAGCCTTCATTATCTTGGCTTTAACAAGGTCGCCGATTACCGCATCTTTAATAAAGAGAGTATAGCCATCAATCTTGCCTATACCCTCTCCGTCATTTCCTATATCTGTAATTTCAACTGTAAGCAGATCATCTTTCTTATATAATCTGGCTTTTTTATCGTCTTTCATTTAAAACCTCTCATAAAACTGCTTTGGTTTTAAAGCCAATGATTTATATCCATTAACTTCTTTTGAGCCTTACACTAAATCCTCATCCATGACTTTAGCCTTAGGCAAAGAGAAAACAAATTCTGTTCCTACTCCTACAGTACTGATGACATTGATATTCTCGCCGTGAGCCTTGATGATTTCTTTGACGATCGAAAGGCCAAGGCCTGTTCCCTTCTTATCTTTTCCTCTTGAAAGGTCAGACTTATAGAAGCGCTCGAATACCATCTTCTGATCTTCCTTTGGAATTCCGATTCCGGAATCCTTGACGGATACGAATATCTTATTTTTCTTCTCTGTAGTTTCAATCTTGATGACAGAATCGTTATGACTGAACTTGATGGCATTGTCCATAAGGTTATAAAGAACCTGCTGGATCTTGCCCATATCGGCAAGTACTATCATCTGTTCATCTGTAAGAACAAGTTCTATCGCGATCATCTTGGATCTGCAGGTTCCTTCGAAGGTTGCAGCTGTATCTCTGATGACCTTGTTAATATCAAACTCACCCTTTTCAAGCATCATTCCGCTTCCGATGTTGTTAAGGGTCAGAAGTCCATTAGTAAGCTTTGTAAGTCTGTCTGTTTCATTAAGAACTACCTGAAGATAATGCTCATGCATATCAGGAGGAATAGTTCCGTCTATCATAGCCTGCAGATATCCTCTTATGGATGTAAGAGGTGACCTGAAATCGTGTGATACGTTAGCTATGAATTTGCGCTGGTCTTCTTCCGATCTTGCTATCTCACCTGCCATGTAGGATACTGCAGCACCCAGGTAACCTATCTCATCATCGGATTCCAGTGTAAACTTATAATCCATGTTGCCTGAAGCATACTGTTCTGTAGCTGTCGTAACCTTCCTGAGAGGTATGTATACCAGTTCTGTAAAAAAGATAAGAATAATAGCAGAAAGAAGGAAGAGTATTATAAGAAGCACATAAGAGATATTTAAAAGCTCATAAGCTTCTGTCTTGATAGCGCTCATTGGTGTATGTATTACTACATATGCTCTTACCTTGAAATTGGCTGTAATAGGAGCAAATACCGACAACTCTTCTTCCGGAAAGGTTCCAAAGAAATCACCTACAGTATAGTAAGTACTGCCTGTAACAGTGGGATCAAATCCATCAACAACAACCTCAGCATTTTCATCAAGGACTCTGCTTGAATCAATAACGAGTCTTCCTGACGGGTTAATGATCCATATGGTCGACTGCATATATCTGGACAGATCAATAAGCTGTGACTGAACTGTAGAGATCGTAGTATCACTGTTATAAAGGTCAGTAGCATAAGTATTAGCTATCTGAATAGCCTCAGAATAAAGACTCTCTGCCCTTGCTCTTCTGCAATGCTCCATGGTCATATTGGATATAACAGTACCAACAGCTATAAAACCGAACACAGCAAACAGCACATATGCAATTAGAAATTTAAGATAAATAGTACGTTTCATCCTCTATACCATTTACACACTCTCAAATTTGTATCCAATTCCCCAGATAGTTGCTATCTTCCACTTTTCATGGTCTTTGATCTTCTCACGAAGGCGCTTTATATGTACGTCAACGGTACGTGTATCACCGATGTATTCGTATCCCCAGATCTGATCCAGGAGCTGCTCACGTGTAAATACATGGTTGGGTGATGCTGCAAGGAAGTACAAAAGTTCCAGTTCCTTGGGCGGCATCTCAACACGCTGTCCCTTGTATGTTACAGAGTAGTTAGTCATGTTGATCTCAAGATCAGGATAGCTTACTACCTTATCATCTGTTTCTTCTTTTTCGGCAGGAGCCATTCTTGTTCTTCTAAGAACAGCCTTTACTCTTGCAACAAGTTCCTTGGAATCAAAAGGCTTCTCCATATAATCATCAGCGCCCATTTCAAGACCGAGTACCTTGTCGAATACTTCACCCTTTGCAGATAACATGATGATAGGAGTCTGTGACTTTGCTCTTATCTCTCTGCAAACAGCATAACCATCTATGCCCGGAAGCATGAGATCAAGAAGTATCAGATCTGGCTGAAAGCTTTTGAACATTTCAAGAGCAGTCTCTCCATCCCCCGCGATCTGAGTATCATAACACTCTTTAACAAGATAAAGTGATATGAGTTCTGCGATATTGCTGTCGTCATCAACGATCAGTATTTTCTGTTTATTAACCATTTCATTATCTCCCTTATACTATTAAACCAGCTTTTATACTTTTAGTAATATTCTATTCTTAACACATAGGCCGGTAAAACAGATACGAACTTCTTATTTGAAAGTTACTATAGTAACACCTGCATCGCCTTCTCCATATTCCC
Coding sequences within it:
- a CDS encoding resolvase, with amino-acid sequence MAQKGCDMITTLEDALKRISELAEENAKLKEELEYYKSKKFAGRQKHDEHWMRSYNDFVVQYESGMTIMEIVGQGAISRRTAYRYKAYYEEMKKMQEKAEEIELQT
- a CDS encoding ORF6N domain-containing protein, coding for MAGKKKEQTEKTKIEVIEITEELLREKLYVVRGVKVMLDTDLAKIYGYETKNFNKQVKNNAAKFEGDEFMFRLTKDEFDKILRCKNFTSSWGGPRYTPYAFTEQGVYMLMTVLKGELAVKQSRDFVRTFKKMKDYIVGNQTLIGQREVMRLSMQTTENMAEISKLRMDLGSVEKQMSDVMNQLNDVVTKSDLADMMNSFVNDEDNGWLMYNTKYCSADMAYSSIYSQAKKSVYLVDNYIGLRTLVMLKNAPVGADIKVFSDNVGNAKLHNVEFKDFCKEYPGINITMQHTGGVFHDRFIVLDYGTKNERVFLCGASSKDAGARITSIVEDFGIQKYDPIIKKLLKNAVLVLP
- a CDS encoding HAMP domain-containing sensor histidine kinase — its product is MKRTIYLKFLIAYVLFAVFGFIAVGTVISNMTMEHCRRARAESLYSEAIQIANTYATDLYNSDTTISTVQSQLIDLSRYMQSTIWIINPSGRLVIDSSRVLDENAEVVVDGFDPTVTGSTYYTVGDFFGTFPEEELSVFAPITANFKVRAYVVIHTPMSAIKTEAYELLNISYVLLIILFLLSAIILIFFTELVYIPLRKVTTATEQYASGNMDYKFTLESDDEIGYLGAAVSYMAGEIARSEEDQRKFIANVSHDFRSPLTSIRGYLQAMIDGTIPPDMHEHYLQVVLNETDRLTKLTNGLLTLNNIGSGMMLEKGEFDINKVIRDTAATFEGTCRSKMIAIELVLTDEQMIVLADMGKIQQVLYNLMDNAIKFSHNDSVIKIETTEKKNKIFVSVKDSGIGIPKEDQKMVFERFYKSDLSRGKDKKGTGLGLSIVKEIIKAHGENINVISTVGVGTEFVFSLPKAKVMDEDLV
- a CDS encoding response regulator transcription factor, whose protein sequence is MVNKQKILIVDDDSNIAELISLYLVKECYDTQIAGDGETALEMFKSFQPDLILLDLMLPGIDGYAVCREIRAKSQTPIIMLSAKGEVFDKVLGLEMGADDYMEKPFDSKELVARVKAVLRRTRMAPAEKEETDDKVVSYPDLEINMTNYSVTYKGQRVEMPPKELELLYFLAASPNHVFTREQLLDQIWGYEYIGDTRTVDVHIKRLREKIKDHEKWKIATIWGIGYKFESV
- a CDS encoding GNAT family N-acetyltransferase, encoding MIKIETERLFLYPISDDEMQKKIDNENDPELKKAYSEMLQGRLDNPTDRVWYATWNMELKKQPQIIVGDLCFKGITEDGMVEIGYGLKEGYCGNGYMTEAVKAMTEWALSQNNVSRVEAETDPDNQPSKNILAKVGFVQTGEIGEEGPRFALEKKITVCGTEYGILKSGEPNTGQEHLNLRNI
- the rlmD gene encoding 23S rRNA (uracil(1939)-C(5))-methyltransferase RlmD → MKDDKKARLYKKDDLLTVEITDIGNDGEGIGKIDGYTLFIKDAVIGDLVKAKIMKAKKNYAYAHLEEVITPSKDRVKPKCPIARQCGGCQIQNMSYESQLRFKQSKVRNNIVRLGGFDEKEIDSIMEPIIGMDDPFKYRNKAQFPVGKDKNGKIVTGFYAGHSHNIIPNTDCIIGVPDNKEILEIIIAHMEKNHIEPYDEVTGKGLVRHILIRKGFVSGQLMVCLVINYKNKNNTDNIYIKNQDELISKLSLIDGMTSISVSINTEKTNVIMGTEIHTIWGQDTIKDTLCGLEFNISPLSFYQVNPVQTEKLYGQAIEYAGLTGNETVWDLYCGIGTITLSMSKKAKQVYGVEIIPQAIDDANDNAARNSISNAKFYVGKAEEVLPDFYEKESEKDSSSNALHPDVIVVDPPRKGCDQMCLDTMLKMAPNRIVYVSCDSATLARDLRILCDGGYKLEHVRPCDMFPMSVHVETVCLLSKQ
- a CDS encoding MATE family efflux transporter; its protein translation is MREKSSIFGNGKFYKSALAIAVPIMLQQLIQSMVSLIDNFMVSGLGDISMSGVNVAGQILFVFMVFVNTICMSGGIFLTQFFGAKDKAGMQQAFMFKVLVSFAAMIPYLLVCIVYPREVLSLMVIGNTQADLILDEAVKYMRIMSMIGVPMTLSVCIASSLRDMGKVKIPLVVTIIATLANTVLNYLLIYGHLGLPALGVRGAALATVIARTIEFIIFAAIYIKTIPDFAIRFGREFRIDGQLFREVLKKGALMLFCEMTWVLSETITTAIYNGRGGADVVSGMASSFAIANLFFIAFGGIYSATSVIIGKTLGEGDLKKARAEKTWLLSGSFVFGIFMTFVGFATTLIVPVVFGKLSPSAIAISRNMVILMSFFMPVWVFINAQQAVARSGGDTKMGAYADAGITIVVMLPMLFILGRYTDIGPVQMYLCVKILDIIKMGIFHLWLKKERWLNNLTVAHSVTEPANAS